A single region of the Cucumis melo cultivar AY chromosome 3, USDA_Cmelo_AY_1.0, whole genome shotgun sequence genome encodes:
- the LOC103488443 gene encoding protein spotted leaf 11 has product MEVKRRTVSTLVSRLSSVSEQTRCESLSELRLMTKNDVESRSLIVEAGALPYLSETLYSSSHVAQEDAAATLLNLSISSRQALMSTHGLLDAISHVLSHHNSSSSASAVQSCGATLHSLLVVDEYRPIIGSKRDIIYSLVDILKYRKSPQRSIKDALKALFGIALHQSNRSTMVDLGVIPPLFSLVVVGGHAGIVEDASAVVAQVAGCEESELAFRRVSGLGVLVDLLDSGTGSSLRTKENAVSALLNLAKWGGDRAAEDVKDLGSGILSEIADVAVNGSEKGKTKAVELLKMVASGGIDGNVFEDLQLNRLINPCSE; this is encoded by the coding sequence ATGGAGGTTAAGCGCCGTACAGTTTCCACTTTAGTCTCTCGCCTCAGCTCCGTCTCCGAGCAAACCCGATGCGAATCTTTGTCCGAGCTCCGATTGATGACCAAAAACGACGTCGAAAGCCGTTCTCTCATCGTCGAAGCCGGTGCCCTTCCTTACTTGTCTGAAACTCTGTATTCCTCTTCTCACGTTGCCCAAGAAGACGCCGCCGCTACGCTTCTCAACCTCTCTATCTCCTCCCGTCAAGCTTTAATGTCGACTCATGGCCTTCTCGACGCGATTTCTCATGTACTTAGCCATCACAATTCTTCTTCCTCCGCATCCGCTGTTCAATCCTGTGGTGCGACTCTTCATAGTCTTCTCGTTGTGGATGAGTACCGCCCGATTATTGGTTCCAAGCGTGATATAATCTATTCTCTTGTTGATATTCTTAAGTATAGGAAATCTCCTCAGAGATCGATTAAGGATGCTTTGAAAGCGTTGTTTGGAATTGCGCTTCACCAGTCGAATCGATCTACCATGGTGGATCTTGGAGTGATTCCGCCGCTATTCTCTTTGGTTGTGGTCGGCGGTCACGCTGGGATTGTCGAAGATGCGTCGGCGGTGGTTGCGCAGGTGGCGGGATGTGAAGAGAGCGAATTGGCATTTCGTAGGGTTTCTGGATTGGGGGTTTTGGTGGATTTGTTGGATTCAGGGACTGGTTCGAGTTTGAGAACGAAGGAGAACGCGGTATCGGCGTTGTTGAATTTAGCTAAATGGGGCGGCGATAGGGCGGCGGAAGATGTGAAGGATTTGGGATCTGGAATCTTGAGCGAGATTGCGGATGTGGCTGTGAACGGCAGCGAGAAGGGGAAAACCAAGGCGGTTGAATTGTTGAAGATGGTTGCAAGTGGCGGCATTGATGGTAATGTATTTGAGGATTTGCAATTGAATCGTTTGATAAATCCATGCTCTGAATAG